The Dunckerocampus dactyliophorus isolate RoL2022-P2 chromosome 1, RoL_Ddac_1.1, whole genome shotgun sequence genome has a segment encoding these proteins:
- the si:ch73-181d5.4 gene encoding death-inducer obliterator 1 isoform X3, giving the protein MENNSLTNASSEEQQSQSEPSGDKPGLSQLRKSWGFRRSTIAQREFIEEVGDVTHSPSPVRRARSRRSTQTPSAFKDNKVAQAPQASLTVMDDLEWSAPSSPGSEETKPALSTVGGCLDPTMWQDIGSAFDTAFSLLGGDEGLSMDMSDDLAIPDILGVSDTTEPPPLLVSDDTEISELRGRPDNDGILQPMPTEKVASGDVDVVLISSQDEESDETTSIQIEEQVQSKSKQGTSAGRGGRGRARGRGRGRGKGKGRGRGRGRGKVVEVESLVACDEDDDVMLVNPSEGQLQHLQREHKDNDLHTPEMDTYLAHSVVTLSPVQQTSSDCIIIDTDVEQNKDTTTGQYDDAPEEADEQYNKDKDVMEHSSIFTAKTYDPSALYCICRQKHNKRFMVSCDSCQECFHGDCVGVSETEGRTEYVCPPCTTKKLSQSQSEVHTQPEPYTLPADLSLIPSGDKPEGQEEQDSLKKTVELEENDIEEASAISSEPGRGPGVAMAADSSLPLCIGPGCTRPALQGSVYCGTDCIIQHATFTMQSLSDTKVPKPTGGMQRKASPTTPAAKGQCSRVSARLAAKAEENAKKEELMEGDGTQTEATSTKACDPTLTEVQATSLPSSKLYTALTKECKEIEPETPQKQKPEDPPTDESPPQQPSTEPVLPQSDSHTSKKDSANSDISEEASGESVPFIPPTGAKSGPPPPTQSPNTGTKQHERGVVLNTLTAYIIPKKQSGLQPSSSHMAASCQKPLAPTVVNETRNLPVPPAPSAPSSRPSQPNNQVRQSIQRSLTSILFKRVCDCEDLDMSESDAAKLVASIEMEMFDIFRNTDSKYMNKYRTIMFNLKDPRHKGFLYRVVQGDISPFRLVRMSQKDMQATKAPDQNVKDTSEVKNAAAKVPGLSQKPEVVKVDLSCLNITKPERRSVGNKRSMPTPTLTLKNRGSEPRKESAVPDVLTCMLKDTTSEHKAHLFDLKCKICTGQIPALGEEEPPNKKNRISEPSDKHYSQGKQGDDSPLWAPPDSPDMDYSTLCPYDPPSRLIIDTGDLTIVESPASPVMDSPASPTFESPASPVMESPTSPSNDTSKTTASKRAYTPVVIPAISTVTITRRDPRTAANRSSASSRGPTNASHNQSAPYGPRGGSTASSSVPTLSVRPAKLIPKPILMKPSSSADPRLYGTSSRTVISESLADGATAQFLAKQETLWKGFLNMLTVTKFATKGYLVSGSAEILKSELPDTIEIGGRIMPQTVWDYVAKLKTSITKELCVIRFHPATEEEEVAYVSLFSYFSSRGRFGVVSNNSRSIKDIYLLPLSAKESIPSILQPLEGPGV; this is encoded by the exons ATGGAGAATAACAGCCTCACAAATGCCAGCTCAG AGGAGCAACAGAGCCAGTCAGAACCTTCAGGTGATAAACCAGGATTGTCCCAACTTAGAAAGTCATGGGGTTTCAGACGATCAACGATAGCTCAACGAGAGTTCATCGAAGAAGTTGGAGATGTAACCCATAGTCCTTCACCTGTGCGGAGGGCCAGAAGCCGGCGTTCTACTCAGACACCATCGGCCTTTAAAGACAACAAGGTCGCCCAAGCTCCTCAAGCATCTCTGACCGTTATGGATGACCTCGAGTGGTCTGCCCCATCTTCACCAGGTTCAGAGGAAACCAAACCAGCTTTATCCACTGTGGGAGGGTGCCTTGACCCAACCATGTGGCAGGACATTGGGTCTGCCTTTGACACTGCTTTCTCCCTTCTTGGTGGGGATGAGGGTTTGTCAATGGACATGTCTGATGATTTGGCAATTCCAGATATTTTGGGAGTTTCTGATACCACAGAGCCTCCTCCTTTACTAGTTTCAGATGACACAGAGATATCTGAGCTCAGGGGACGTCCTGATAATGATGGAATTCTGCAGCCAATGCCAACAGAGAAGGTGGCAAGTGGAGATGTAGATGTAGTTTTGATCTCAAGCCAAGACGAGGAAAGCGATGAAACGACTTCGATACAAATCGAGGAGCAAGTGCAATCTAAATCCAAGCAGGGAACCAGTGCAGGGAGAGGCGGAAGAGGAAGGGCCAGAGGTAGAGGAAGAGGACGAGGAAAGGGTAAAGGCAGAGGGAGGGGCAGAGGGAGGGGTAAGGTAGTTGAGGTTGAGTCATTAGTGGCGTGTGATGAGGACGATGATGTAATGCTTGTTAATCCATCAGAAGGGCAGCTGCAGCACCTACAAAGGGAGCATAAAGATAATGACCTGCACACACCTGAAATGGACACATATCTTGCGCACTCTGTTGTCACGCTGAGTCCTGTTCAGCAAACAAGCTCAGACTGTATTATTATAGACACAGATGTGGAGCAGAATAAAGACACAACTACAGGCCAGTATGATGATGCACCAGAGGAGGCAGACGAGCAATACAACAAAGATAAAGATGTTATGGAACATTCAAGCATATTTACTGCCAAGACTTACGATCCCAGTGCTCTGTACTGCATCTGTcgacaaaaacacaataaaag GTTTATGGTCTCCTGTGACAGTTGTCAAGAGTGTTTCCATGGCGACTGTGTTGGTGTCAGTGAAACCGAAGGCCGTACAGAGTATGTTTGCCCACCCTGCACTACAAAGAAGCTCAGCCAATCCCAGTCTGAAGTCCACACCCAGCCAGAACCATATACTTTGCCTGCAGACTTATCACTTATTCCTTCTGGAGACAAACCAGAGGGACAAGAGGAGCAGGACTCcctgaag AAGACTGTAGAGTTGGAGGAGAATGATATAGAGGAGGCTTCTGCAATAAGTTCTGAACCTGGACGTGGACCTGGTGTGGCGATGGCGGCAGATAGCTCACTTCCGCTATGTATCGGACCAGGATGCACCAGACCAGCTTTACAGGGCTCTGTTTATTGCGGCACTGACTGCATTATTCAGCATGCTACTTTCACTATGCAGTCCCTCTCTGACACAAAGGTGCCCAAACCTACAGGTGGAATGCAGAGAAAAGCTTCACCTACAACACCTGCTGCAAAG GGTCAGTGTAGTAGGGTGTCTGCAAGGTTAGCTGCAAAAGCTGAGGAAAATGCCAAAAAGGAGGAGCTGATGGAAGGTGATGGAACGCAGACAGAGGCTACATCCACCAAAGCCTGTGACCCCACTCTCACAGAAGTTCAGGCCACTTCGCTACCATCATCTAAGTTGTACACAGCGT TAACTAAGGAGTGTAAAGAAATAGAGCCTGAAACTCCCCAAAAACAAAAGCCAGAGGACCCACCCACAGATGAGTCTCCCCCACAACAACCCAGCACTGAGCCAGTTCTACCACAAAGTGACTCTCATACCAGCAAAAAGGATTCTGCAAACAGTGACATTTCAGAAGAAGCATCTGGAGAATCAGTTCCCTTCATACCCCCTACTGGAGCAAAATCAGGTCCACCTCCTCCCACACAGTCTCCAAACACAGggacaaaacaacatgaaaggGGAGTTGTTTTGAACACTCTGACAGCATACATAATCCCTAAGAAGCAATCTGGACTTCAGCCTTCATCTAGCCACATGGCAGCCTCATGCCAGAAGCCTTTGGCCCCCACTGTAGTGAATGAGACCCGAAATCTCCCTGTACCACCTGCACCAAGCGCTCCCTCCTCAAGACCCTCTCAGCCAAATAACCAGGTCAGACAGAGCATCCAGCGCTCTCTCACTAGCATCTTGTTCAAAAG GGTTTGTGACTGTGAGGATTTGGACATGTCTGAAAGTGATGCTGCAAAGCTTGTTGCAAGCATTGAGATGGAGATGTTCGACATCTTTCGTAATACAGACAGCAAATACATGAATAAGTACAGAACTATTATGTTCAACCTGAAAGACCCAAGACACAAG GGCTTTCTATATCGAGTTGTGCAAGGAGACATCAGTCCTTTCAGACTGGTCAGGATGAGCCAAAAGGACATGCAGGCTACCAAGGCACCAGACCAAAATGTAAAGGACACATCAGAG GTTAAAAATGCAGCTGCTAAAGTGCCAGGTTTGTCGCAGAAGCCTGAAGTTGTGAAGGTTGATCTTTCCTGTTTAAACATCACAAAACCCGAACGAAGATCTGTGGGCAAT AAGAGAAGTATGCCTACTCCCACTCTTACTCTGAAGAACAGAGGAAGTGAGCCAAGAAAAGAGAGTGCAGTGCCAGATGTTCTTACCTGTATGCTTAAGGACACAACATCAGAGCACAAGGCTCACCTGTTTGACCTGAAATGCAAGATATGTACAG GACAAATACCAGCATTAGGGGAGGAGGAAcctccaaacaaaaaaaacaggatttcTGAACCAAGCGATAAACATTATTCACAGGGGAAACAGGGAGATGACTCACCATTATGGGCGCCACCAGACTCACCTGACATGGATTATTCAACACTCTGTCCTTATGACCCTCCCTCCCGCCTTATTATTGATACTGGTGATTTGACCATTGTTGAATCTCCTGCTTCCCCCGTAATGGATTCCCCTGCCTCTCCCACTTTCGAGTCTCCTGCTTCTCCAGTCATGGAGTCCCCTACATCCCCATCTAATGATACTTCTAAAACCACAGCATCAAAAAGAGCATATACACCTGTTGTGATTCCAGCCATCTCCACAGTGACTATTACAAGGCGTGACCCCCGAACTGCAGCTAACAGGAGCTCTGCTTCATCTCGTGGTCCCACAAATGCGTCCCACAATCAATCAGCGCCTTATGGTCCTCGAGGGGGTAGCACTGCTTCATCATCAGTACCAACCTTGTCAGTGCGACCAGCAAAACTAATACCAAAACCTATTCTCATGAAGCCATCCTCTTCAGCTGATCCCAGACTCTATGGAACATCATCAAG GACTGTGATTTCTGAATCTCTAGCCGATGGTGCAACTGCACAGTTTCTGGCAAAGCAGGAAACACTTTGGAAAGGCTTCCTGAACATGCTCACTGTGACAAAGTTTGCTACCAAAGGGTATCTGGTTTCAGGATCTGCTGAAATTTTGAAATCG GAACTACCTGATACCATAGAAATTGGAGGGAGAATCATGCCTCAAACAGTGTGGGACTATGTTGCAAAGCTCAAGACCTCTATTACAAAG GAGTTATGTGTGATCCGCTTTCATCCTGCTACTGAAGAAGAAGAGGTGGCATACGTCTCACTCTTTTCCTACTTCAGCAGCAGAGGACGTTTTGGTGTCGTGTCGAACAACAGTCGTTCCATCAAGGATATCTACCTTCTGCCACTTAGTGCAAAGGAATCAATCCCATCAATACTGCAACCTCTGGAAGGACCAGGTGTGTGA